AAGAACCAGGCCGTAGACGTGGATGAAGATCCTCCCTTGGTCCCCAACTGGTTCAGCAGTTCAGGTGACCAGACATAGTAACACAAGTGTACTTCAGCACATCGCATCATCGTGTATATTAATAGCGTGCTTGGTAAGCTGTGATTGTTATTACATCTTTAAATTCTGTCCCAAAGGTCAGAGGCTGAGTGCAGAAAGCATGGAACCAGCTGAGGAGCTGTTTCGTGAGATTTTAGATAACACTTCACAATTTCAAAATCGCAAAAACACATCCTGGGAGAGTGTAGGACATTTCATGCGAACAAAGGTACATTGTTTTGAATTATGCTTGTTGCTGATGATATAAAaagctgtaaagaaaaaaatctgttttgttgAAATTTGGCATTTTGTGCAGGCGCAGAACCAAGCAGCGGGAAGGTGGAAAGATGAGGATGAAACCACTAGGCAGCTGCTTCTCTCTGCCTTCAGTACTATGCTGAAGTTTGAGTGCTGTGGAAGTGCGACTCATAGCATGGATGACATAGACCTGGCAGGCTTTTCTATGTATAAGAGCCTACGTGGCGTGGACTGCACGCTTCCAAGGTTTGTGCATCATTGTATGCATAAAGGGTGTTAACATAAATGCCATTCATTTACTTGTCATTTGCTCACCTGTAGCAATTTAAGTTTATGCCTTCACCACCAAGTGCTGTCAAAGAGTAAAGCTGCATTGATTAATACTGAGTTATTAAAGTGGCAGTGATTTAGATCCTTAGTCCTTTagattgtttcttttatttactcCTCTGATCAGCCTGTGTGAGAACCTTCTGTGGTTTTTATTATAGCGATTAgctaattattatttattcatttattgtcTAGTTTTACAAGAACAAAGCTAATTTATCCACAATAAAGACTAAGACAATGAAATACAGGCACCTTGATGTCTGTAAGTACGCactaaataaatagaaaatgctCTTGACTGCTCCAGTTTCACCCAGTTAATCTTTataatttgttatttattcacTACAGATTATATTTAAAGTAGCCAGACAGGATCCATGGACATGTGCTTGAGCTAACTCTTAGACATATTTGGCACTCTGCCATATTAAAGGTCATGGGCCTGATTTCCATTCGCTGCACCTTAATTCATTTAGAGAATCACTAACCACGACTAAGTCTTGAAAGACTATGAAAAAACCAGGAGCACATGCTGAAacaactttaagctagcacggGGCTGtcacagaaacgcaaagcaggagatgaagcatagctgaatatgtttctaaaccaacttcattctaagccaaagactagaaaatatgatgaagcatatcttccctttggcttcacctgcacaaggcattttttgaaaaatgtattgatagcaatgttgaatattattacacaggaaaaaaaaacaactacatgtaaaataattacaccgtgacgcctctgccttgtAAATGGAgtgacagtaactgtgtgtgtatgtaagcctgtaaaaactgaagatagtcagattaacagtaacagtatttcgTCTCTATCCGCCATTCTGTAAATCagctcatgtaaacaataacgtggcgcacagcgtgacgtgaaaaaaaggcacatacctttgaggTTGTGTGGCGACgtaaaggcaaaaaaagagttttaaaaaatctcagttttcggtgattggaaacgccgtttacgtgtggacgaaacagctgcgttttcaaaaatacccgtgtaggtgtggacgcagtgtaaaagagttagtagtttattttattactacctgtcatttttaattgtttactaaatgtttgaggtgtaaaataaaccgcaatggagcaaaataagggtgtgtgtggttggaggatgtctttgtgtgtgtgtgtgtgtgtgtgtgtgtgtgtgtgtgtgtgtgtgtgtgtgtgtgtgtgtgtgtgtgtgtgtgtgtgtgtgtgtgtgtgtgtgcgtgcgtgcgtgcgtgcgtgcgtgcgtgcgtatgcgcgcgaacatttttcttgtaaaataaaggggggcctagcaaaaaatgtttgggaaccactgctctaATCTAATGAACCTCAATAGTAAGCGGTGAGTCAAGTTTTGCACACTTCATGGACACTCATCATCACTTTGTCATTGTCAACAGCTATGATTATCACatcaaatataaaatacaaatgtACTACAGATGCTGCATTGTGGTCATCTTAATGTATCTTATCTTGCAGAGGATTTGAGCGCCTAATCGAGAACTTGATGTCTGAACTCCCCTCTGATTTGGTGACCTACAATTGCCCTGTGAGCTGTGTCCACTGGAGCAACACAGAGTGTGGCTCAAGTCCTGTGACGGTTGAGTGTGAGAATGGCGAGAGGATTTCTGCTGATCACGTTATTGTCACTGTGCCTTTAGGTAAACTTCTTTTCATATACTTCATCCTGTTTTTCGTATCTCTGCATGAAATTGATTAATTGTAAATTCCGTGCTACGACCAATGTCAGAGCTTAATCTTAATGGCGGGGTTTTGGTAGTGTCACTTTAACAATGGAATACAGACCAAGTTAGATTTAACCCTCTGCTGCAGTTTATGCAATTTTTAATacgttttctttttgtcaggATATCTGAAGAAGCACCACTCCTCTCTGTTCTACCCTCCTCTCCCGGCCCACAAGCTGAAGTCGATCGAGACACTAGGATTTGGAACATGTGACAAAATATTTGTGGAGTTTGAATCGCCGTGGTGGGATGCTGATTGTGAAATCATCTACCTCGTGTGGGAAGACGAGGTTTGTAATACAGCAGCCAGAATAGTTTCATAAGTATGTACCGAACCTGTCTTAATAACAGGTTGACAGatatttttaaactttgttgCACAATTTTAAAGATATGaacctgtttctttgtttttatgtatATGATGCAATAAAATATCTCAGAAATGTTGCCTAGTAAGGGTAAAACAATAGAGACATTGTGTGAACTTGTGTTTTAGAGCCAGAGATCAGAGAGGACATAAACCCTTTTGTGTTTTCAGGAGACTGTGTCAGACCAAGTGTCAGATGTGAGTGAATCCTGGATAAGGAAGTTGGTGACATTCACTGTGCATAAACCTTCTGAAACGTAAGTGACATGTTAATCTGAGAGACCATTAATGATTTTTCCCTCCTATAAAGTTTCCTTTGCAATTCAAACCAGCATTCTGACTTCTCTTGTTGATTAACACAAACTCTCAGGGGTAGCCATGTTCTCTGTGGTTGGATTTGTGGCCATGAGGCAGAGTATATGGAGACACTTCCTGAGGAAGAAGTGAGAGAGTCAATCACAAACCTCGTCCGTACATTCACAGGTAAGTTTTATATCTGATCTAAACCTTATAGCTCTTTCCTCTATAGCATaattaaagataaaaaataaatatcaaagagaCTAATGATTAAAATTAAAGGTTGTTATACCTAAGAAAACTTCTCTGTATGCACAAGCATCACAACAGTTCAATTTTTCGTTAGAAATCTATAAAACATCTCATTGTTATaggaataaaacaagttcagGTAATAAAGAGTATATATGCAGATATAATGGCATTAAATCGAGCAGCAAACGTGTATGACTATTACCTAAATATCTTTATGTCTTACAGCAATAAGACTGAGTTTGTGGTTGAACCTGCTAATATGATGTTGGCAcaaattgtatttatattttaaaaatctgataGTCATCACACTCTTACTTATATATAACATATTAGTATTGGGAAAATAGTTCAGTATAGATTTATGAAACCAGGTCAGATTGCAGAGTTTATCCTCTGATGTTGACATGCCCAAAACAGGCCACTGTGCAGATGACAATTGATTGTAGAAAACTATGCAGCTATTTTCCTCGACTGAAACCTTCTAGTGCAGAAATGTACATGTTAGACCGAGTATTGAATAGGTATTGAATGGGCACCATTAAGGTAGAAGCTACCTGGTTTGTGcccaagaaaacacacaaatcgCCTGGACACTACGTCAGGAAGGGCACCCATAATAATCTGTCAACTCAAATATACAGAGCTGCCTAATGTGGTAACATGTTTTGGAAAGGGGAGCATCTAAAAGTAGCTTGAGTAGCAAGAAATATTCTTCTCAGATAATTGATCCATAATTGATCCAGCTGCTGCTTTTTAATAAACCAGAATGGGGTGTCACAACCCAGCTCAAAGGACGTGACAAGCAAGTGGGAGACCACACACAGGCTTTTAAAGGCTGTAagatatttttaatgaaataaggTAAAGAAACTTAAACACAAGTTAAATAATACAACAGCCATAACTGAAGAACAAAATGAACATAATGAGTGACAGACAAAGAGAGACAGCCATGGTTCAGTCAAGGTGTCTTTATACACTGGGACTGGCCTGCTCAGGTGTGCTGCATCTATAACTGGGTCAGCTCTACCTACCTGCAAGAAACAGGCAACAAGAAAACAAGAACACAAGGCCACCCCACTGGCTGTCACAGGGGGCATATTGGAGGGGCAGGCTGTATAAGGCACTGCCTGCTGAAATGAGCTAGCAAATAGTTACTGATATACAGTATTCAAGTCCTAAAAAGCTGTCATACATAGAGGGAAGGCTTTAATATGTAGTAAaagtaatttatttatatcttttttttttatatattttctgaAGTTGTTGAGCCTTGGTTATTTCATATTTGTGTGTAGGAAACGATACCATCACACCAAAGAGAATCCTGTGTTCCCGGTGGTTCACTGATCCCTGGACATACGGTTCCTACTGTCACCCAGCCATAGGCTGTACAGCCAAGGACCTGAAGAACATGATGGAACCTCTGCCTTCACAGGAAACTCTGTCACAGGTACAGAACGTCTTGAGCCACCGCTAATATTtttcttccaaggagccagactttcatgtcatttttctaaagtggtcttgagtaagagttctccaggcttttttgaatgtctttaaaaatgttcagtccagtccttgtacctgaccattttcagaggagtGTTTTGTCCGTTAAAATCCATTTTAAAAAGTATCCTTTAGcgctttgttactagcagcctgttgggaaaaaaatgcatcatttgttcacatttgttTATTCAATCTATAAAAACTGCCAGTGATAacacagttcaattcaattcaattttatttatatagcgccaaatcacaacacagTTTGATAAGAATTGCTAGTAGAAAACGTGACATATCTTGGCATGGTGTGCAGCAGATGAACTATTAGTAAATCAAGTGAGTCATATTGCCCAGGGAAGTACTGACTTCTGTTACTTTATAGTTAGACAGAAAGTGACATAATATAACCTTGAAAAatgtttctcacttttactgCTTGTGTGTTTCAGCCCCTGCAGGTGTTGTTTGCTGGAGAGGCGACCCATCCTTGCTTTTACTCCACCGTCCATGGAGCAATTATTACTGGGTGGAGAGAAGCGGATAGACTCATCACTCACTACTGGGCTTCTGTTAGCCCATGAATTCCCTGTAATATAAGAAATTTAAAGATAAAGACTTttcttttagctttttttttttttaaactaaaaaacaaTCAGATAAGTCTTTTATCTTTTCTGACTGCTCTTTAGTCAGATAAGATAAAAGACAAATCTTATCTGTGTCTTATCTGGTGACACTGAGTAATCATAGTGGTTGTCTTTTGGCACTAAAAACCACAGTGCTGAATATGGGAAAAAAGAGGGCTTGTGGCATAGTTATGTTGTAATCTGGAGTTCCACTCCTTATCTAGGTTTAAAGGTTGACGCATTACATTATACATTAGTCATTGCTAACATGTTGCCAAGGGAACTTTTACTGGTGGAGTTGTTGGTAATATTAATGCAagtaaaattatgtttttgttgtgattttaaaaataagaatatgCATAAACTGAATCAATGCCaacaattttaataaaaaatatcaaaGAATAAGAGCACTGAACAATTTTAGTGTATTATGAACAAATAAGACACAGTTATGCATGGTCAACCATGGCATACCATAAAAACGACAGGTAGATCACACGTGACTTAATCGCTACAGGCAAGCAGTAGTTGGGCAGGTGCTTGGATAAAATTTGCTAAGCAAAGCAGGTACAATAGAACAAATACAAATGGCAGGCAAAGTAGCAGGAAGTTATTGAAAAGTGGGTCAGTGTGGCGTGGGGTTAGTGATACAACCCTTAGTGAGTGTGACTGAGGAAGGAATTGATTAAAAATGGGAAAACTTGCAGGTATGGATGAAGTAAGCTAGATAAAAAGTACACCAAATAATAGCTTTATTTTCCATAGAGGAAATATCCATACATAAATGCATTCCCTGGACATTGCAACTATTTTGCAATGATTAATAAGCACAAATCAAAGTCCAAATCATCTGTTTTAAACCACAATCAGGACACATGCTATGTAGttgcttgtgtgttttttgtctttctatAGAATAAAAAGACCACAAATATAATGTGTGATTCAGATGCAGAATAGTTCATTTCCTCAATAGGGAGAACACCAAATCATTGAAACATTacattaaacacaaaataatgatATATTTGCATTTTCTAAAGGACCGCGGTCCTCCTAATATTTCGAATTATGTAATGattttgtttcagtttatgCAAACTTAATTTATTAGATTCCCTATAATAAAACTTAAGTAAATGACAGGAGATGCACTTTGCTTTACTTGTCACAAGTGGACAAAAGGGCTCTATCCAGGTTTGtgattgtgtttttaattaataaataaaatcaaacatggACACATTGTAGTGTATTTACTGTGTTTATTTATGCAAGTAAATTAATGTCTACTTTTTTCTCCCCCTGTGTTCACCTTATGAGGTCACCAAATACtcttgtctttattggtttatGCATAAAGAGCAGGAACTTTCTCACTTGCACCTCCACaaaggtgtttttcttttctgtactAGAAGCACCAAGGTTAATCATAAACCAGGATTACCAGGATCCAGGTGCATTCTAGGGCACCCAGGCGTTTCAGGCTTTCTGTCATCTGAAATGAAAATGTTAGTATGTTATATAGATCAAAATACCAGCTAACTGTAAGAACCTTGATGTCAGTCCTCTGTTTGAAAATACATTGTCTGCTCTCTAATACTCTAAAGTTTAATACTGAAAAACTGCAGTAAGGATACAACTTTAATTATTAACTGACAAGTGAAGTCTTTGTGTTTTGGAAATACAAATACATTTCCTCAAAGTCaccaaataaaatattcaatgtgtaatgaagtgtattttatttaagaaAGCCACTAAAGACAAAGTAGCTCTCTATGAATATATAAGGTGATGTCATGTGATCAGCTTTAGGGAGGCAtgcaaacttttcttctgtcagctCATCTGTCTCTATCTCTCTGTCTCAACAAAGCTTTTTTTGGAGGAGTGACCACTCCTTACAaagaaaataactttaaattttAAGTTATTAAGTTACAATTTTGAAACCTGAAATTTTGGCTTATTGATAATATATTATACTGTAAACATATTttcaatgtattttatttataatggCGAGAATAACTTTCCATGTAGTCAAGCTTTCTAGGGAAAATCGGAAAATGGACTTTATTCTGAAAATCTTGACCGGAAGAATTTTTGTTCGCAGCTGGGGGGGGGGTTTCGCTCCACTGAAGGACACAGCTGCGGTTCACCGTTGTTGCCAGACATGGGTGGACACAGAGACGCGAAAGTAGTGATCATAGGATGTGGGATAGCTGGTATAGCAGCAGCACAGAAACTGGTGAAAGCTGGTTTTCATCATGTGCGGATACTGGAGGCGACAGGAAGAAGCGGAGGACGaataaaaacaggaaggatcGGTGAGTAACATGCACTTAGGGCTTTTTCAGTCAATCTGCAGTTTTTTAAATTCTGGTGTCCGCAAATTACAAACACACAATTCATTTTCTTGTCATGATGGCAAGCAACagtgtaaagtttttttttttatttcctcacACTGCACTTTCATGTTGGATGTGATTGGATGACCTAAAGTGAAAGCGCAGCATACAGATGCATGCCAGGGATATGATAGAAGGACTTTGGATACTACGTTAGAGAGGACACCTTATAGCACAGCTGTATAATGAGTTGAACTCTGGCAGAAACTTACACATTGCATAACCGTAATGTATAGCTCCTCCAAGCGTCATAAAGTGGTGTGTAGCAAAGGTTTTGTGGACCCATATGAAGGATTCGTAAGAGAGGAAAGCGAAGTAAAGAAAGAAGCCTTACTGCTGTAAACTGTTCAAAATACAAGATGCAAATAATTTGGAGCAATATGCTGCTACCATTCTGCAACTGACTGGATCAAGTTGGTAATGACATTCAATATGTTTTTGATAATACAGTAACTAAGAGTGATAAATTACTGAAAGCCACATTTAACAGAAATTAATATTTAACTGTTACATTTGAGTTCAGTAACCTTTCTGTTCTATAGGAATATAACTAGATTACAACCAACTGGCAGCCGGTTGAGTCCCCTCGATTTGTGCTAACTGACAAAGTCTCATTCAAACCGATTGAAACATGGCAGGAGTTTGTCTacatttataaattagacagCTATTATATGAAACCTTCAACAATGTCTCCTAGAGTGATTGGACTCAATCCAAGTCAGACTAtaactgtttgcagaaaggttGCCTTCTATAAGGTGAGATTATTCATAGCATCCccagagtattttagtttatcGATACTATGCCCTATCAATTTTCCCCCGATCTTTGTCAGGTATTtaccaaaaagtgattgcaggaattttttttagaaatgaCTTGTTGGTTTGGTTTTTGGTGAAATTAACATCACTGTTATGTTTCCATCACTTTGAATACATATTTTCAGGGCCTGAAAAGAACTAGATATTTTATATATGTAGATACAATAGGTAGAGGTAGGTaggtaaagtaaagtaaaatagGTAAAGGTAGAATCATGAAGATACTTGAAAAACAGGCCATTTCTTTGAgatatgtatatatctatctatctctctctctctctctctctctctctctatctatctatctatctatctatctatctatctatctatctatctatctatctatctatctatctatctatctatctatatatatatatatatatatatgtatgtatatatgtatgtatgtatatatatatatatatatatagatagatagatagatatacatattaagcagctggatagcgtagtggttaaactacacgcctttggaacagaggatcgcaagttcgattcctgcctggggcgtctgtatccagtaagggtcctaaggctagaccccctatgctaagcaagcctaccgcagacatgagcgagacagataaatatgaaggcatgccggctcggacgtcgcccggatcaacaaggtccgcgtcaggtgttgaggaaccagggcaccctgacgaaaagtgggctactggaacaagaaggcatcggtgggcaagggacgaaaacagggcgttgttggaatgctactacgcaagtaaccccggcggaaggggctacatgaataggatgagggacctatggattcttcgatacccaacatccacaatgacggcgaaacaactagtagctcagtgttccaacattcgaaagaagggactgctctcacagctagagattgacgaggtacaacacaaatgctacggcaaggaggagtcaggacgccaggtcaggggggcgatatcatcacccccacccgagattgggtacatagccccaagtgcgataggagaaggatcgttgagtgcgagaggaactgacctgaaaaataggatcatggccaagcttgaaacctggatcccccgtagccggttaccaagattacgtgaagtaccctcagaaggtctgctagatgatgttaatgcagcactacgggcaatacctacaaccacgattaccgacactaacaagctgatctacaatacggcagcagtgatcagtgagatgcttggctacaagttgaacagcgacaaggggcagtaccctccatggagaaggaggctagagggcaagatcaacgtagcacggagggaggttagccaactaacggagttgcagaaaggtaagacaaataaggtgcctaagaaatacagcaagctgtccatacctgaggccttggaaactgccaagcaaagactcacagccttggccagccgcttgaggaggtacaccagagagatagaaggcaggagaataaaccagctgttctccacagaaccagcaaaggtgtactctcagtggcaagggaacaataagagaacagcaccaccaaggctggagacggagcaatactggaagagcatatgggagaaggatgcaacccataacggcaatgctcagtggctagtggatctgagggcagaccacagcgacctccctgaacagggtccagtaaccatcacagtggcagatatccaagaaagggtctccagtatgaagagttggacagcaccagggcccgacatggttcacgcctactggctgaagaagctgactgcac
This is a stretch of genomic DNA from Maylandia zebra isolate NMK-2024a linkage group LG13, Mzebra_GT3a, whole genome shotgun sequence. It encodes these proteins:
- the LOC101482825 gene encoding peroxisomal N(1)-acetyl-spermine/spermidine oxidase gives rise to the protein MATSADPKIVIIGCGVSGIAAAHRLVKAGYGHVRILEATGRSGGRIKTATLGSTITEIGAAYIHGPSEENPLFCLSRDYDLLPPEALTPKNQAVDVDEDPPLVPNWFSSSGQRLSAESMEPAEELFREILDNTSQFQNRKNTSWESVGHFMRTKAQNQAAGRWKDEDETTRQLLLSAFSTMLKFECCGSATHSMDDIDLAGFSMYKSLRGVDCTLPRGFERLIENLMSELPSDLVTYNCPVSCVHWSNTECGSSPVTVECENGERISADHVIVTVPLGYLKKHHSSLFYPPLPAHKLKSIETLGFGTCDKIFVEFESPWWDADCEIIYLVWEDEETVSDQVSDVSESWIRKLVTFTVHKPSETGSHVLCGWICGHEAEYMETLPEEEVRESITNLVRTFTGNDTITPKRILCSRWFTDPWTYGSYCHPAIGCTAKDLKNMMEPLPSQETLSQPLQVLFAGEATHPCFYSTVHGAIITGWREADRLITHYWASVSP